The following are encoded together in the Janthinobacterium sp. Marseille genome:
- a CDS encoding energy transducer TonB, with protein sequence MNRLHISSHPTSQAADLWRRWGGYAIGGFILVVLVAVVWYLVSGTASTKREVAATPMLMLPPPPPPPPEPEKLPEPEPEKIQPEAPPEPTPNPQEAPADSPTPAPDAGDPVTMNSDAQAGNDSFGVRAGSGGGSTGGGGGMGSYGGYIGNAVQQAFARDPRTRTLAFQEIRINLWLDADGKATRAELVQSTGNEQIDEAVLAMVRDFRSDVRPPASQRFPARMTIRGRRP encoded by the coding sequence GTGAATCGCCTTCATATAAGTTCTCATCCGACCTCGCAGGCTGCCGATTTATGGCGGCGCTGGGGTGGTTACGCGATAGGCGGATTCATTCTGGTCGTGTTGGTGGCGGTCGTCTGGTATCTGGTATCGGGTACGGCGAGTACCAAGCGCGAGGTGGCTGCCACCCCGATGTTGATGTTGCCGCCACCACCGCCACCGCCACCGGAGCCGGAAAAATTGCCGGAACCGGAGCCGGAAAAAATACAGCCGGAAGCACCACCTGAACCAACTCCGAATCCGCAGGAAGCACCCGCCGATTCACCAACCCCGGCACCGGATGCAGGTGATCCGGTCACGATGAATAGTGATGCGCAAGCCGGTAACGACAGTTTTGGTGTGCGCGCCGGCAGTGGTGGCGGTTCGACCGGTGGCGGCGGCGGCATGGGTTCCTACGGCGGTTATATCGGGAATGCGGTGCAACAGGCATTTGCCCGTGATCCGCGTACCCGCACGCTGGCCTTCCAGGAAATCCGTATCAACCTGTGGCTGGATGCAGACGGTAAAGCGACGCGTGCGGAATTGGTGCAAAGCACCGGCAATGAGCAGATCGATGAAGCGGTACTGGCAATGGTGCGTGACTTCCGCAGCGATGTGCGTCCGCCTGCTTCGCAACGTTTCCCGGCTCGCATGACTATCAGGGGGCGCCGTCCATGA
- a CDS encoding biopolymer transporter ExbD, whose amino-acid sequence MANAAKFGTKKRAGGINITPFVDVLLVVLVIFILTSNASIPGIKVDLPKASSSVALEKPKTKAITIDNAGQVFLDAFPVTLPELEERLRTEKALTPDFPVIVRGDASVQYAKVVEVLDLLRRIELNQIGLVTGKAA is encoded by the coding sequence ATGGCAAACGCAGCCAAATTCGGCACAAAAAAACGTGCCGGCGGCATCAACATCACGCCTTTTGTTGACGTGCTGCTGGTGGTGTTGGTGATCTTTATCCTGACCAGCAATGCCAGTATCCCTGGCATCAAGGTCGATCTGCCGAAGGCCAGTTCTTCGGTAGCGCTGGAAAAGCCAAAGACCAAGGCCATCACTATCGATAACGCAGGCCAGGTCTTCCTTGATGCATTCCCGGTGACCTTGCCGGAACTGGAAGAACGCCTGCGTACAGAGAAAGCGTTGACACCGGACTTCCCGGTGATCGTGCGCGGTGATGCCTCGGTGCAGTACGCGAAAGTGGTGGAAGTGCTGGACCTGCTACGACGCATCGAGCTCAACCAGATCGGCCTCGTGACCGGCAAAGCGGCATGA
- a CDS encoding MotA/TolQ/ExbB proton channel family protein — MRRILFLSLTLLSTLLPNLAHAWWQPDWAYRKPITIDAGPQGGALGGDAGRTPVLVRLHTGNFSFEGVSDTGADLRFVAGDDKTVLNHQIEQFDPLLGIALIWVDMPALPAGAPQQVWMYYGNSKAPASGNGQRTFDPDYTLVYHFAEAATPPRDTTAYGNNAQTAVVSIDGTVIGKGAKLNGTPLMLPAAPSLTQEAGGAFTFSVWLRPEQLGAQQLIFARRDSGREFLVGIDQGVPFVQVNGQRSKPGQPIQAGQWSHLAVTADGKNVTLHVGGRATASLEAAMPALNTAAAIGGDTVAQSAAFTPFVGAIDEVRLSKVARSDTLLLADAVSQGAESRLAVFGTDEQQAGKSHFGFILAAMPLDAWLVVILLGVMMVLSWAIMISKGRNYGAISRANAIFMDHFRETAGAPLDQLANSSKLPQDVKADSSLWRLYKVAVDEMRRRHDRGYDLNAVSNATISAIRAAMDGVMVRENERMSHRMNWLSTAIEGAPYVGLFGTVIGIMLVFVVAAMAGAVDINSVAPGMAAALLCTAAGLGVAIPALFGYNWLASRSDAIGADMAVFVDEFATRLAEEQGEGRQARANLRQA, encoded by the coding sequence ATGCGACGCATTCTTTTTCTTTCGCTCACCTTGTTGAGCACGCTCCTGCCTAACCTGGCACATGCCTGGTGGCAGCCTGACTGGGCTTATCGCAAGCCGATCACGATCGATGCCGGTCCGCAAGGTGGTGCGTTGGGCGGCGACGCCGGTCGTACGCCGGTGCTGGTGCGCCTGCATACCGGTAACTTCAGCTTTGAAGGTGTCAGCGATACCGGCGCCGACCTGCGTTTCGTGGCAGGCGACGACAAAACCGTGCTGAACCACCAGATCGAACAATTCGATCCTTTGCTCGGCATCGCGCTGATCTGGGTCGATATGCCGGCCTTGCCGGCAGGTGCGCCGCAGCAGGTCTGGATGTACTACGGTAACTCGAAGGCACCGGCATCTGGTAACGGCCAGCGTACTTTCGATCCTGATTACACACTGGTGTACCACTTTGCAGAAGCAGCGACACCGCCACGCGACACCACTGCCTACGGTAACAATGCACAAACCGCAGTGGTCAGCATCGACGGTACAGTGATCGGCAAGGGCGCAAAACTGAACGGCACACCATTGATGCTGCCGGCTGCACCGTCGCTGACACAGGAAGCAGGCGGCGCCTTTACCTTCTCGGTATGGCTGCGTCCGGAACAACTCGGTGCACAGCAACTGATCTTTGCACGTCGTGATAGCGGCCGGGAATTCCTGGTTGGTATCGACCAGGGCGTGCCTTTCGTCCAGGTCAACGGCCAACGCAGCAAGCCAGGCCAGCCTATCCAGGCCGGTCAATGGTCGCACCTGGCAGTCACCGCAGATGGCAAGAATGTCACCCTGCACGTCGGTGGCCGCGCTACCGCTTCGCTCGAAGCTGCCATGCCGGCATTGAATACTGCAGCTGCTATCGGTGGTGACACCGTAGCGCAATCTGCAGCATTCACACCATTCGTTGGCGCGATTGATGAAGTACGCCTGTCCAAGGTGGCACGTTCCGATACCTTGTTGCTGGCTGATGCGGTATCGCAAGGTGCGGAATCGCGTCTCGCAGTATTCGGTACCGACGAACAGCAAGCAGGCAAGAGCCACTTTGGTTTCATCCTGGCAGCGATGCCGCTGGATGCATGGCTGGTGGTCATCCTGCTGGGCGTGATGATGGTGCTGTCGTGGGCAATCATGATCAGCAAGGGCCGCAACTACGGTGCGATTTCGCGTGCCAATGCAATCTTCATGGATCATTTCCGTGAAACCGCAGGTGCACCGCTGGACCAACTGGCTAACAGCAGCAAGCTGCCGCAAGACGTGAAAGCGGATTCTTCCTTGTGGCGCCTGTACAAGGTTGCCGTGGATGAGATGCGCCGTCGCCATGACCGCGGTTACGACCTCAATGCAGTTTCGAATGCCACCATCAGCGCGATCCGTGCCGCGATGGACGGTGTGATGGTGCGTGAAAACGAACGCATGTCGCATCGCATGAACTGGTTGTCGACAGCGATTGAAGGTGCTCCTTACGTCGGCCTGTTCGGTACCGTTATCGGCATCATGCTGGTGTTCGTGGTGGCGGCCATGGCCGGTGCGGTGGACATCAACTCGGTTGCGCCGGGTATGGCTGCGGCGCTGCTGTGTACTGCAGCCGGCCTGGGTGTCGCGATCCCGGCACTGTTCGGCTACAACTGGCTGGCTTCGCGTTCCGATGCAATCGGCGCCGACATGGCGGTATTCGTCGACGAATTTGCTACCCGCCTGGCTGAAGAGCAAGGCGAAGGCCGTCAAGCTCGCGCCAACCTGCGCCAGGCTTGA
- a CDS encoding ShlB/FhaC/HecB family hemolysin secretion/activation protein yields MCDVKKNRNEKPMRLKAICLAMLALGLHGAAFAQADNAAAVQATEAADNAPKVDINEYIVRGNSVLDARTIELAVTPYLGPQRTMKDVENARDALLSAYNARGYQSVYVDLPEQQVTGGVVYLQVNETKVGRVRVVGAQYNSPLEVREQVPALQEGKVPDFNLAQAQLTTLNRSAKRQVMPLVKQGALPGTMDVDLKVDDSSPWRASAGLNNDYSADTKKLRATASIGHDNLWQLGHSASMSFFGTPEDLNQTKVWSGSYTAPLRDSNWTLDASGYKSDSTVSTVGGTTVLGKGYAVGFKATYTVPNTGNWWHTMSVGVDFKNNEEALQLGGTGDKVPLKYAPITLGYMGFVQNERSQYSLGLTMIAGTRSLFGYGSDEQAFAYKRYEAKPNFMVLKADLNGSYSFENEAQIGFRLAGQLTDSPLVSGEQIAAGGMNSVRGYLSAETTGDYGVVGSLELRSKPLTYLNPWVENWRVYAFGDASRLKLRDPLVEQQDLFTLASVGFGTSFRLGEQISGRVDVGYPLKAGPRTEKHDTRVNFSVNASY; encoded by the coding sequence ATGTGTGACGTGAAGAAAAACCGGAATGAAAAGCCCATGCGCCTGAAGGCGATTTGCCTGGCAATGCTGGCCCTGGGTTTGCATGGCGCGGCGTTTGCGCAGGCTGACAATGCGGCAGCGGTGCAGGCAACTGAAGCTGCTGATAATGCACCGAAGGTCGATATCAATGAATACATCGTACGCGGCAATAGCGTGCTGGATGCACGCACCATCGAACTGGCGGTGACACCTTACCTTGGTCCGCAACGCACGATGAAGGATGTCGAAAATGCACGTGATGCATTGTTGTCGGCCTATAACGCCCGCGGTTACCAATCGGTCTATGTGGATTTGCCGGAACAGCAAGTAACCGGCGGCGTGGTCTACCTGCAGGTTAATGAAACCAAGGTTGGTCGCGTACGCGTGGTCGGTGCGCAGTACAACTCGCCACTCGAAGTGCGCGAACAGGTACCGGCACTGCAGGAAGGCAAAGTACCCGACTTTAACTTGGCACAGGCGCAGCTGACGACGCTGAACCGCAGCGCAAAGCGCCAGGTGATGCCTTTGGTCAAGCAGGGCGCCTTGCCGGGCACCATGGACGTCGACCTGAAAGTGGATGACAGCAGCCCGTGGCGCGCCAGTGCCGGCCTCAACAACGATTACAGTGCCGATACCAAGAAACTGCGTGCGACCGCTTCGATCGGTCACGACAACCTGTGGCAGCTCGGTCATAGCGCATCGATGAGTTTCTTCGGCACACCGGAAGATTTGAACCAGACCAAGGTTTGGTCGGGTTCCTATACCGCACCACTGCGCGATAGCAACTGGACGCTGGATGCATCCGGTTATAAATCCGACAGTACCGTCTCCACCGTAGGCGGCACCACCGTGCTTGGCAAAGGTTATGCGGTCGGCTTCAAGGCGACTTATACCGTACCGAATACCGGCAACTGGTGGCACACCATGAGCGTCGGCGTTGATTTCAAAAACAATGAAGAAGCACTGCAACTTGGCGGCACTGGCGACAAGGTCCCGCTGAAGTACGCGCCTATCACGCTCGGTTATATGGGCTTTGTGCAAAACGAGCGCAGCCAGTACAGCCTCGGCCTGACCATGATCGCCGGTACCCGCAGCCTGTTCGGTTACGGCAGCGATGAGCAGGCATTTGCTTACAAGCGTTACGAAGCCAAGCCGAATTTCATGGTGCTCAAGGCCGACCTGAATGGTTCCTATAGCTTTGAAAATGAAGCGCAAATCGGCTTCCGCCTGGCTGGCCAGCTGACCGATTCGCCACTGGTCTCGGGTGAGCAGATCGCCGCCGGCGGTATGAATTCAGTACGTGGTTACTTGTCTGCGGAAACCACCGGCGACTACGGCGTGGTCGGCTCGCTGGAGCTGCGCAGCAAACCTTTGACTTACCTCAATCCCTGGGTCGAAAACTGGCGCGTGTATGCATTTGGCGATGCGTCCAGATTGAAGCTGCGCGACCCGTTGGTCGAACAGCAAGACCTTTTTACGCTGGCATCGGTGGGTTTCGGTACCAGTTTCCGCCTTGGCGAACAAATCAGCGGACGAGTGGATGTCGGTTATCCGTTGAAAGCCGGGCCGCGCACCGAGAAGCACGACACGCGCGTGAACTTTAGTGTCAATGCCAGTTATTGA
- a CDS encoding filamentous haemagglutinin family protein, which yields MALLVMQRQHGAYYLALPEPQQRVFARDVYFAELREGGREYNDVSSSRYGSFLRSRNAIAGLVPTIDADGKAIVYDGDIIMYRGTYSYTDPGNGTTVRSPRSGFVHTNFGGNIQMLTPGGQQVFGIEGEAPPSTSGVITQGSGDIQLYARDSILLGQSRIMTTFGGDILAWSDRGDINAGRGSKTTLVYTPPKREYDQWGNVRLSSNVPSTGAGIATLAPIAEVPAGDMDLLAPLGTIDAGEAGIRVSGNVNIFALQVVNAANIKVAGEATGIPMIAAVNVGALTNASAAASSAAAAAQDVMARERNDARKNLPSIFTVRVLGFGNEDGHDDASKGKAQGAGYNPQGVVQVLGAGELNEVEMQALTQNERRSLKK from the coding sequence ATGGCTTTACTGGTGATGCAGCGGCAGCACGGGGCTTACTACCTTGCTTTGCCGGAACCGCAGCAACGCGTGTTTGCACGTGATGTGTATTTCGCGGAATTGCGTGAAGGGGGGCGTGAATACAATGACGTCAGCAGCTCGCGTTATGGCAGCTTCCTGCGTAGCCGTAATGCGATTGCAGGTCTGGTTCCGACCATAGATGCGGACGGCAAGGCGATCGTGTACGACGGCGACATCATCATGTATCGCGGTACTTACTCATACACCGATCCGGGTAATGGTACGACAGTCCGTAGTCCACGCAGTGGCTTTGTGCATACGAACTTCGGCGGCAATATCCAGATGTTGACACCGGGTGGACAGCAAGTGTTCGGTATTGAAGGCGAAGCGCCGCCATCGACTTCCGGCGTCATCACGCAAGGTAGCGGCGATATCCAGTTGTATGCACGGGACAGTATCTTGTTGGGTCAGAGCCGCATCATGACGACTTTCGGCGGCGATATCCTGGCCTGGTCGGATCGCGGTGACATCAATGCAGGTCGTGGTTCGAAGACGACATTGGTCTATACACCACCGAAGCGTGAATACGATCAGTGGGGCAACGTCAGGTTGTCGTCGAATGTACCGAGTACCGGTGCCGGTATCGCGACGCTGGCACCGATCGCGGAAGTCCCGGCCGGTGATATGGACTTGCTGGCCCCGCTGGGAACCATTGATGCCGGTGAAGCCGGTATCCGGGTTTCGGGCAACGTGAATATCTTCGCGCTGCAAGTGGTGAATGCCGCCAACATCAAGGTGGCAGGTGAAGCTACCGGTATCCCGATGATCGCAGCTGTCAACGTCGGGGCCCTGACCAATGCCAGTGCGGCGGCCAGTTCGGCGGCAGCTGCGGCACAGGATGTGATGGCACGTGAGCGCAATGACGCACGCAAAAACCTGCCATCCATCTTTACGGTACGGGTACTCGGCTTTGGTAATGAAGATGGCCATGACGATGCCAGCAAGGGCAAGGCACAAGGTGCCGGCTACAACCCGCAAGGGGTGGTGCAGGTACTGGGTGCCGGTGAGTTGAACGAAGTGGAAATGCAGGCCCTGACGCAGAACGAGCGTCGCAGCCTGAAAAAATAG